From the bacterium genome, the window ATATTAGTATCCTCCGGGCTAAGTTTTATTCCTTTTTCAAGTTCCCGCAGGGCATCGGCATATCTTTTTTGATAATAATAAGTTATCCCCAGATTATAATAAAGGTCAGGGCTTTTAGAATTTTTCTTAATTGCCTTTTGTAAAAGATCAATTGCTTTGTCATAATTCCCTTTGGCATTGTAAATAGAGGACAAGGCGGCTTGATAAGAGGCATTTCTCGGGTCAATCTTGACCGCCATATTCAATTCCTTCAGTGCGTCATCTATTTTTCCCCCCAGTTGATACCGTTGGCCTAACTCGGCGTGATAATAACTATAAACCAGCATCACTTCATCTGCCCAGACATCCTTATAGATGCGATTGTCAAATACACCTCGATAATTATACTTAAATTTATCCCCTAAAACTTGCTGGTCTTTTAATTTACTAAGAATTCCCTCCTTAGTCATTGGTGGCGGGATAACCTCTTCTTTTTGTGTCAGGAAATCGTGGGTAAAATAAATTTGATGTGTATCTTTATTATTATAGATGATATTCTCAAATATCCTGGTATTTCTTTCTTTCAGTCCACAGGTAACTTTTATATCCGGATACAGTTTCAGTAACCTTTCCACAAACCAATCTCGAGTCAAAAAAAGCACTGTAAAAACAGGCACATCCATCCTGCATTGTTCTACATATTGTAAATACCATAATGGGAAGACATTGTAATCAACTTGATTAAAAAGGATTGAAGATTCTGGTAATTGATTCAATACGTTTTTCCCATAATCATGGGCAAAATGATAGCGCCTCATATCCGAAGGGTTATAATGGCTAACACAGATTATTATTGGGAAAAGTAAAGTAATCATCGCAATTTGTTTAAACTTCGTCTGTCCATATTCAATTAAACCTTTCATCCCAAAACCTATCAGGATAGTCAAAACAATATAAGAAGGTAGATGATAAGCTTCATGGTCGATTAGTCCAAAGATTACCTTTTGGAAACCAAGTGAATAGACTGTATTCACCAAAAAGATTAGCCCTAAAAAGATAAGTAATTTCAGGCTCGTCTTATAAAGAATAAATATACCCAATAGGCTTAAAATTCCAAAATAAGGTGTCCATTGCTGGGTTAGTAGCCAGAGATGATGTTTGATGGTATTTAAAACTTGAGGAACAGAAGCCGCAAACATTGTTTCTTTATAGATACTGCCAGTAATCAATCTGAAAAAATTCTTAAAGGTAACAGGATTCCCCCAATCAATCAGAGGTGCTTGAAATCCTCTTATTGGCAGGTAGAGATAAGGAAGAAGCCCTATAAATAAAAATAGTATCATCTTGCTTAAAACCTTTGGTTTTTCAAATAAAAGAATCTGACGGTCGGTAATCCATAAAAAATATAAAATAGCAGGCCCGATGAAGACAAGTAGTAAATGATTAGTCAAGCCTAATCCATAGACAAAGGCTGATAGATAGAGCATACTATCTTTTTTCTGTCCTTTCCAGGCTAACAAACCCAAAATAGTAGCAGATGAAAAGAAGGCATAGAGTGAATAAACCTCTGCAATAACACATACCTTCCATAAAGTCGAGGAAAAGGTAAAAATCAAAGCCGTCACTACTGCCACTACTATTTGCAACCTTAATTTTATTAGAATAAAATAAACCATCATAATGGTCAATGCACCAAATATGCCAGAAAGTAGATTTACCCGCATAGCGATATTAGCCACTGGCAGATAGGTAAGTAGATGCCCCAGTAATGTCCAGGTAGGGTAACCCGTTGGGTGAGCAATGCCCAGTGTGGCCGCACAGGTAATAAACTCTCCACTATCACTAAAGGTTACAGTTGGAGCAACAGTTTTTAAATACAAAAAAAATGAAATTAAGAAAACCCCTATCCCTCCTAAAAATGCCTTTTCACTAATCAGACTGATTTCTATTTCCTGGAGGGGTATTCCTCT encodes:
- a CDS encoding DUF2723 domain-containing protein, which produces MGKKVKTKTLPKKIKKKRGIPLQEIEISLISEKAFLGGIGVFLISFFLYLKTVAPTVTFSDSGEFITCAATLGIAHPTGYPTWTLLGHLLTYLPVANIAMRVNLLSGIFGALTIMMVYFILIKLRLQIVVAVVTALIFTFSSTLWKVCVIAEVYSLYAFFSSATILGLLAWKGQKKDSMLYLSAFVYGLGLTNHLLLVFIGPAILYFLWITDRQILLFEKPKVLSKMILFLFIGLLPYLYLPIRGFQAPLIDWGNPVTFKNFFRLITGSIYKETMFAASVPQVLNTIKHHLWLLTQQWTPYFGILSLLGIFILYKTSLKLLIFLGLIFLVNTVYSLGFQKVIFGLIDHEAYHLPSYIVLTILIGFGMKGLIEYGQTKFKQIAMITLLFPIIICVSHYNPSDMRRYHFAHDYGKNVLNQLPESSILFNQVDYNVFPLWYLQYVEQCRMDVPVFTVLFLTRDWFVERLLKLYPDIKVTCGLKERNTRIFENIIYNNKDTHQIYFTHDFLTQKEEVIPPPMTKEGILSKLKDQQVLGDKFKYNYRGVFDNRIYKDVWADEVMLVYSYYHAELGQRYQLGGKIDDALKELNMAVKIDPRNASYQAALSSIYNAKGNYDKAIDLLQKAIKKNSKSPDLYYNLGITYYYQKRYADALRELEKGIKLSPEDTNILNILGLCYHLTGRQQEAISTLQKALTISPTSSEIRRNLELVLSAPQR